The proteins below are encoded in one region of Numenius arquata chromosome W, bNumArq3.hap1.1, whole genome shotgun sequence:
- the LOC141476580 gene encoding endothelial cell-specific molecule 1-like isoform X2: MKGFLFLTLFLIPVHAGTAWSAKYAVDCPEPCDSNACKSNLHCKRTLLDDCGCCRVCAAALGETCYRTVSGMDGVKCGPGLKCQFYTEEDDFGDEFGICKENDMASGDGNSVKEEFVKEKAIRSPVMKWLNPR; encoded by the exons ATGAAGGGTTTCCTGTttctcacactcttcctgataccCGTGCACGCTGGAACTGCTTGGAGTGCAAAATACGCAGTAGATTGTCCTGAGCCCTGTGACAGTAATGCATGCAAAAGTAACTTGCATTGTAAGCGAACGTTGCTGGATGACTGTGGCTGTTGCAGAGTGTGTGCAGCTGCTCTGGGGGAGACTTGCTATCGTACGGTCTCGGGTATGGATGGTGTCAAGTGTGGTCCTGGGCTGAAGTGCCAGTTTTACACTGAGGAGGATGACTTTGGTGATGAATTTGGTATCTGCAAAG AGAATGACATGGCATCAGGGGATGGCAATTCTGTAAAAGAGGAATTCGTTAAGGAGAAAGCTATTCGCTCTCCAGTAATGAAATGGCTAAATCCTCGCTGA
- the LOC141476580 gene encoding endothelial cell-specific molecule 1-like isoform X1, with protein MEHLPLQDMKGFLFLTLFLIPVHAGTAWSAKYAVDCPEPCDSNACKSNLHCKRTLLDDCGCCRVCAAALGETCYRTVSGMDGVKCGPGLKCQFYTEEDDFGDEFGICKECPYGTYGMECRKTCNCPSSICDRVTGKCLKFPFFQLSASKPPNQQKIISYTENDMASGDGNSVKEEFVKEKAIRSPVMKWLNPR; from the exons ATGGAGCATTTACCCCTGCAAGACATGAAGGGTTTCCTGTttctcacactcttcctgataccCGTGCACGCTGGAACTGCTTGGAGTGCAAAATACGCAGTAGATTGTCCTGAGCCCTGTGACAGTAATGCATGCAAAAGTAACTTGCATTGTAAGCGAACGTTGCTGGATGACTGTGGCTGTTGCAGAGTGTGTGCAGCTGCTCTGGGGGAGACTTGCTATCGTACGGTCTCGGGTATGGATGGTGTCAAGTGTGGTCCTGGGCTGAAGTGCCAGTTTTACACTGAGGAGGATGACTTTGGTGATGAATTTGGTATCTGCAAAG AGTGTCCCTATGGTACCTATGGAATGGAATGCAGGAAAACCTGCAACTGTCCCTCTAGCATCTGTGACAGAGTAACCGGCAAGTGTTTGAAGTTCCCATTTTTTCAACTGTCTGCTTCAAAGCCTCCAaatcaacaaaaaataatttcatacacAG AGAATGACATGGCATCAGGGGATGGCAATTCTGTAAAAGAGGAATTCGTTAAGGAGAAAGCTATTCGCTCTCCAGTAATGAAATGGCTAAATCCTCGCTGA